A single window of Channa argus isolate prfri chromosome 12, Channa argus male v1.0, whole genome shotgun sequence DNA harbors:
- the LOC137137737 gene encoding uncharacterized protein: MTSPQFVVYLTWLILGNMAHMTSVKSSSVRQESHFISAKTGQNVTLQCFYDGDMATRFYWYKQTVGQEPRLVSTSYKYESNGIFHDEFNNNPRFILDTEKGKHHLEIRDIQISDSATYFCASSHSYMFEFGDGTTVSVTGSGLHIPALVHQSVSETIQPGDSLTLNCTVQTGTCDGEHSVYWFRNSRESLPQLIYIHGSRDDHCEKKPKTQTQTCFYNLPMKTLNLSHLGNYYCAVISCGHILFGNGTKLDVEVGSRVSVYFLSGALALTTTLSVLLMLLLCSINKRKSCQWTEANATFATSSTANAEVHQNEENIHYAALQKHDVYRSRRQRKSGDSECVYSSIKQ; the protein is encoded by the exons ATGACATCTCCACAGTTTGTCGTTTATCTGACATGGTTGATCTTGGGGAATATGG CTCATATGACTTCTGTCAAATCCTCATCTGTTCGTCAAGAAAGTCATTTTATATCAGCCAAAACTGGGCAAAACGTGACTTTGCAATGTTTCTATGATGGTGATATGGCTACAAGATTTTACTGGTATAAACAAACTGTGGGACAGGAACCAAGACTTGTTTCTACCTCCTACAAGTACGAATCAAATGGAATATTTCATGATGAATTCAACAACAATCCACGATTCATACTAGATACTGAGAAAGGTAAACATCACTTGGAGATTAGAGATATACAGATTTCAGACTCAGCTACTTACTTCTGTGCAAGTAGCCATTCATACATGTTTGAATTTGGAGACGGCACAACTGTCAGTGTAACAGGTTCAGGTCTGCACATCCCAGCTTTAGTCCATCAGTCAGTATCTGAGACCATCCAACCTGGAGACTCTCTGACTCTGAACTGTACAGTTCAAACTGGGACCTGTGATGGAGAACACAGTGTTTATTGGTTCAGAAACTCGAGAGAATCTCTTCCACAGCTCATTTACATTCATGGAAGCAGGGATGATCATTGTGAAAAGAAGCctaagacacaaacacaaacctgtttCTACAACTTGCCAATGAAGACCCTGAATCTTTCTCATCTTGGGAACTACTACTGTGCTGTTATCTCATGTGGACACATACTGTTTGGAAACGGGACCAAGCTGGACG TTGAGGTGGGCTCTCGTGTCTCGGTGTATTTCTTGAGTGGGGCTTTAGCGCTTACCACCACTCTGAGTGTTTTACTGATGCTTTTGTTGTGCTCGATCAACAAAAGAAAGAGCTGCCAATGGACAG AGGCTAATGCAACATTTGCAACTTCTTCCACAGCAAATGCAGAG GTTCaccaaaatgaagaaaacatacATTATGCAGCTTTACAAAAGCATGATGTCTACAGATCTAGAAGACAGAGGAAATCCGGAGACTCTGAATGTGTATACTCAAGTATAAAACAGTAA